One window from the genome of Flexibacter flexilis DSM 6793 encodes:
- a CDS encoding GEVED domain-containing protein yields the protein MLTNLYKKSWLWQSVMLLLGLGTWQQAQAQCPVSASCTPSAATNTSIPGTGIFTVTLNTLSNTTGGASQGYGNFACTVGTSLLKSSPYTLSVTTGSAENLRVWIDYDNNGTFDPTAELVLSSNNKSTHSGTVTVPTTAVAATPLRMRVSSDLITATIPTPCSSPVYSQVEDYYIIATENAQPPLAAFGVQGTPNTCDGVVQFLDQSQNSPTSWFWNFGDNSNSTDQSPLHVYNQAGNYTVKLVVSSANGIDSVIKENYIVFNDTVPRLASCNPITLSACCGYGITNFTFNTITQASAAGTAGYENFTCARRTYVYEGMSYPVSVTTSQNDAQDTRIFIDYNDDGIFTSDELVYQSLSSTGNVTGNILIAASAVKNKALRMRVWSDYAGATFADGACTNPSKGQAEDYTVIVLPNAFPPVANFTVSSQPCNATFTFSNISQNPVDSSFWSFGDGSTLATNSLANITHTYTTSGTYDVQLIVKSPYGTDTLQKVGAVIYVTAPIASNCTAPVALQFSGLGIRQVTFNTIDNATGNSTEGYGDFTCTNATQVYSGNIYPLQVRSNSTSIQEYVSAWIDYNNDGTFASSEQVMAASGVMYNNPVTELVTIPSNVVFNQNLRMRVVSNYQSPSACASGSGGPSGQFFGQTEDYGVIILPNTMPPVSDYYITSITTCNTLEFTDMSTNVPTSWLWDFGDGTTSTVKNPTHTYSNTVQTDYTVSLTASNAYGSDTFTQVVSVAASQGLLLASCKPASFSPQNYEMGIYNVTLAGINKTSFGAALEGYQDFACDERAQVTAGNTYNISVTTGSTYGEQVKVFIDYNNDGTFATSELAFTYTDNNTPVNPKIGTITIPNTAVGLTALRMRVFSDYYTQTISTACQNSNFSQVEDYSVYVQPNGQLPDAAFTSAAVSTCSRVYQFSDVSSNQPSTWTWNFGDGTTSTMANPSHTFASAGTYPVKLKVTNAAGVDSITQSVTVATTATSTMLAAPCKPTTAQPQGNTIGIFNVQLSTINNTTNGSIDSYKDYTCTQAATLTAGTAYTLSVRVSTTVQQNIRAWIDYNYDGVFDNTTELVMTKNNVIGTQTQTITPSGTAVTGQALRMRVASDASSVAWTGLPCASPMNGQVEDYAVTVVSNTQAVQAGFTVSNAGICLSETIAFADTSKNIPTSWTWDFGDGSTSTLQNPTYTYAAVGTYTVSLTVTNAFGVSSAIQTVTVYPSITLTAISCTPNSTAPNASTGIFSVQFGNINKTSVGSTDQYQNYACSAHTDLTMSMATPITIKTGTSQNESVRVWIDYNNNGSYETNENVFNSINKLTNHAGNITVPTTAVTGQYLRMRVASEVAATTGGINSACQNRTSGQVEDYAVRVQLVGVKSKLLTQKLQVYPNPSVGEFKLNLTLDKQTKATVSVTNLLGQEVYNQQIEAEKELNHTVRLQRTAGIYLVKVATEEGYAIEKVVVE from the coding sequence ATGCTAACAAACCTTTACAAAAAATCTTGGCTATGGCAAAGCGTTATGCTTTTGCTTGGCTTGGGCACATGGCAGCAGGCGCAGGCACAATGTCCTGTTTCGGCGAGTTGTACGCCAAGTGCCGCTACTAATACGAGTATTCCTGGAACTGGGATTTTCACAGTAACCCTCAACACCTTGAGCAATACAACGGGTGGAGCTTCGCAAGGTTACGGCAACTTTGCTTGTACGGTGGGTACGTCTTTGCTTAAAAGTTCGCCTTACACGCTTTCGGTTACGACGGGTAGTGCCGAGAATTTGCGTGTGTGGATAGATTATGATAACAACGGAACATTCGACCCAACCGCCGAATTAGTTCTTTCTTCTAATAATAAAAGTACGCATAGTGGTACGGTAACAGTGCCTACTACGGCAGTAGCAGCCACGCCCTTGCGTATGCGTGTGTCGTCGGATTTGATTACAGCAACGATTCCGACCCCTTGTTCTTCGCCAGTGTATTCGCAGGTGGAAGATTATTATATTATCGCAACCGAAAACGCACAACCTCCGTTGGCGGCGTTTGGAGTACAAGGCACTCCTAATACTTGCGACGGCGTGGTTCAGTTTCTTGACCAGTCGCAAAACAGCCCGACATCTTGGTTCTGGAATTTTGGAGATAACAGTAATTCTACTGACCAAAGCCCTTTGCACGTTTATAACCAAGCGGGCAACTATACCGTAAAATTGGTGGTAAGTAGTGCAAATGGAATAGATTCAGTAATAAAAGAAAATTATATTGTATTTAATGATACAGTACCGCGTTTAGCTTCTTGCAACCCCATTACGTTGAGTGCTTGTTGCGGTTATGGTATTACGAATTTTACGTTTAATACGATCACGCAAGCTTCGGCGGCAGGTACGGCAGGTTACGAAAATTTTACTTGTGCACGTCGCACGTATGTATATGAAGGTATGAGTTATCCTGTGAGCGTAACCACCAGCCAAAACGACGCGCAAGACACTCGCATTTTTATTGATTATAATGACGACGGCATTTTTACGAGTGATGAATTAGTATATCAAAGTTTATCTTCTACGGGTAATGTTACGGGTAATATTTTGATTGCGGCAAGTGCTGTAAAAAATAAGGCGTTGCGTATGCGTGTGTGGTCAGATTATGCAGGGGCTACTTTTGCCGATGGTGCATGTACCAATCCAAGCAAAGGCCAAGCCGAAGATTATACCGTGATCGTGTTGCCGAATGCTTTTCCGCCTGTGGCAAACTTTACGGTAAGCAGCCAGCCTTGTAATGCTACATTTACGTTTTCTAATATCTCTCAAAACCCTGTGGATTCTTCATTCTGGAGTTTTGGCGATGGCAGTACTTTGGCTACCAATTCACTTGCCAACATTACGCACACCTACACGACATCTGGCACATACGACGTACAACTAATTGTAAAAAGTCCTTATGGTACAGATACGTTGCAGAAAGTTGGAGCTGTGATCTATGTAACTGCGCCCATAGCTTCAAACTGTACTGCACCTGTGGCTTTGCAATTTAGTGGATTGGGAATCAGACAAGTAACATTCAACACAATAGATAATGCAACAGGAAATAGCACGGAAGGTTATGGGGATTTTACTTGTACGAATGCTACACAAGTATATTCGGGTAATATATATCCATTGCAAGTACGCAGCAATTCAACAAGCATACAGGAATACGTAAGTGCTTGGATTGACTATAACAATGATGGTACTTTTGCCAGCAGCGAACAAGTAATGGCAGCCTCTGGCGTAATGTATAATAATCCTGTAACAGAACTTGTAACGATTCCGAGTAATGTGGTATTTAACCAAAATCTTCGTATGCGTGTGGTGTCTAACTACCAAAGCCCAAGTGCTTGTGCGAGTGGTAGTGGCGGACCGAGTGGCCAATTCTTTGGTCAAACAGAAGATTATGGGGTTATTATTCTGCCCAATACGATGCCTCCTGTCTCTGATTATTATATTACAAGTATTACAACTTGCAATACATTGGAATTCACTGATATGTCAACTAATGTGCCAACTTCTTGGCTTTGGGATTTTGGTGATGGCACTACCTCTACAGTTAAAAATCCAACCCATACGTATTCTAATACAGTGCAAACAGACTATACGGTTAGCTTGACAGCATCTAATGCGTATGGTTCTGATACTTTTACACAAGTGGTTAGTGTAGCCGCCTCACAAGGACTTTTGTTGGCAAGTTGCAAGCCTGCCTCGTTCTCACCCCAAAATTATGAGATGGGTATTTATAACGTCACTTTGGCAGGAATTAATAAGACCTCTTTTGGAGCTGCTTTGGAAGGTTATCAAGATTTTGCTTGTGATGAAAGAGCCCAAGTAACAGCAGGTAATACTTACAACATTAGTGTTACAACGGGTTCAACCTATGGCGAGCAAGTAAAAGTTTTTATTGATTATAACAATGATGGCACTTTTGCCACGTCTGAATTAGCCTTTACTTATACAGACAATAATACACCTGTTAATCCAAAAATTGGTACAATCACTATCCCTAACACTGCCGTAGGTCTAACAGCGTTACGTATGCGTGTGTTCTCGGATTATTATACCCAAACGATCTCGACGGCTTGCCAAAATTCAAACTTTAGCCAAGTGGAAGATTACAGTGTTTATGTACAGCCCAACGGCCAGTTACCAGACGCGGCATTTACGAGTGCGGCGGTTTCTACGTGTAGCCGAGTGTATCAGTTCTCGGATGTGTCTAGCAATCAGCCAAGTACTTGGACTTGGAATTTTGGCGATGGTACAACTTCTACGATGGCCAATCCTTCACATACGTTTGCCAGTGCGGGCACTTACCCTGTAAAATTAAAAGTAACCAATGCGGCTGGTGTTGATTCCATTACACAATCTGTAACGGTTGCGACTACTGCTACTTCGACTATGTTGGCAGCCCCTTGTAAGCCTACTACGGCTCAACCACAAGGGAATACCATTGGTATTTTTAATGTACAATTAAGTACAATAAATAATACAACTAATGGCAGCATAGATTCTTATAAAGATTATACTTGTACGCAAGCGGCTACGCTCACGGCAGGTACGGCTTATACTTTGTCTGTGAGAGTGTCCACAACCGTACAACAAAATATTCGTGCTTGGATTGATTATAATTACGACGGTGTATTTGACAATACAACGGAACTTGTAATGACCAAAAACAATGTAATTGGTACGCAAACACAAACTATTACGCCATCTGGTACGGCTGTGACGGGTCAGGCTTTACGGATGCGTGTAGCTTCGGACGCTTCTTCTGTGGCATGGACAGGCTTGCCTTGTGCCTCGCCGATGAATGGACAAGTAGAAGATTATGCCGTTACAGTAGTTTCAAATACGCAAGCAGTGCAAGCAGGCTTTACAGTGTCTAATGCTGGTATTTGCTTGTCGGAAACTATTGCTTTTGCGGACACCTCTAAAAATATTCCAACTTCATGGACTTGGGATTTTGGTGACGGCAGCACTTCTACGCTCCAAAACCCAACTTACACCTATGCGGCTGTTGGTACTTATACTGTTTCGCTTACTGTAACTAATGCTTTTGGCGTATCTTCTGCTATCCAAACGGTTACGGTATATCCAAGCATTACGCTTACGGCTATTTCTTGTACTCCGAACTCTACAGCTCCTAATGCTAGTACTGGTATTTTTAGCGTACAATTTGGTAATATCAATAAAACCAGTGTTGGCAGCACCGACCAATACCAAAATTATGCTTGTTCGGCGCATACCGACCTGACCATGAGTATGGCTACGCCTATTACCATCAAGACAGGAACAAGCCAAAACGAAAGTGTACGCGTGTGGATAGACTATAACAACAATGGTTCTTACGAAACCAACGAAAATGTATTTAACTCTATCAATAAATTGACTAACCATGCGGGTAATATAACGGTACCAACCACTGCCGTTACGGGCCAATATTTGCGTATGCGCGTAGCTTCGGAAGTAGCTGCAACCACTGGCGGTATCAATAGTGCTTGCCAAAACAGAACTTCTGGCCAAGTGGAAGACTATGCCGTAAGAGTGCAACTTGTGGGCGTAAAATCTAAGCTGCTAACGCAAAAACTACAAGTGTATCCAAACCCTTCGGTGGGAGAATTCAAACTTAATTTGACTTTGGACAAACAAACCAAAGCCACTGTTTCGGTAACAAATTTGTTGGGACAAGAAGTTTATAACCAGCAAATTGAAGCAGAAAAAGAACTAAATCATACGGTTCGTTTGCAACGCACAGCAGGCATTTATTTGGTAAAAGTGGCTACAGAAGAAGGCTATGCCATCGAAAAAGTAGTAGTAGAATAA
- a CDS encoding LytR/AlgR family response regulator transcription factor, translating to MKVLIIEDETFAQLELKRLLLLCRPDIEVVDCIDSVEEATEQIPKANIDLIFMDIQLSDGLSFEIFSKINPSAPVIFTTAYDEYAIKAFKVNSIDYLLKPIEKEALNAALLKYEQLGEHYRSTAQTPAATPQPTLQLHQIEQLLNLNQQQYKTRFMVSLGEKIRHVNAEQIAYFFADGDMVCLVTTDKRKYAIAYTLDQLECQLNPQDFFRINRTYITNIQAIGEITKHFNSRLKIALAPTPTEEILVSRARVQQFMQWLGR from the coding sequence ATGAAAGTGCTTATCATCGAAGACGAAACATTTGCACAACTCGAACTCAAAAGGCTGCTACTTTTGTGCCGCCCCGACATCGAGGTAGTGGACTGCATCGACAGCGTGGAAGAGGCCACCGAACAAATTCCGAAAGCAAACATCGACCTGATTTTCATGGATATTCAGCTTTCCGATGGCCTGAGTTTTGAGATTTTTAGCAAAATAAATCCTTCAGCCCCTGTCATTTTCACGACCGCCTACGACGAATACGCCATCAAAGCATTTAAAGTAAATAGCATCGATTATTTGCTAAAACCCATTGAAAAAGAAGCACTTAATGCCGCTTTGCTCAAATACGAACAGCTTGGCGAACATTACCGCAGCACGGCGCAAACGCCAGCTGCTACGCCTCAACCCACTTTGCAATTGCATCAAATAGAGCAGCTGCTCAACCTGAATCAGCAGCAATACAAAACGCGGTTTATGGTGAGTTTGGGCGAAAAAATCCGACACGTAAACGCCGAGCAAATCGCCTATTTCTTTGCCGATGGCGACATGGTTTGTTTGGTGACCACCGACAAACGAAAATATGCCATCGCCTACACACTCGACCAACTGGAATGCCAACTCAATCCGCAGGACTTTTTTAGAATAAACAGAACTTACATTACTAATATTCAGGCTATTGGCGAGATTACGAAGCATTTTAACAGTCGCCTGAAAATCGCACTGGCACCCACACCCACCGAAGAAATTTTGGTGAGTCGGGCACGCGTGCAACAGTTTATGCAATGGTTGGGTAGATAA
- a CDS encoding sensor histidine kinase — protein MIQRISLFFARINWWRLASPAGLGILLNVVMNLIFGLLYPYSPANVEDKNNTLAAYFWVILLTFLVMVGLRTINDHLDKRMAWNANPVRRLIVQQLMDISYILFCVSVVRNLFNWYCVGQTFISLRDEIVVAAVSVTLTMIVVGIDMGVFLLKRWRDSVSELERFKKENIEFQFEMLKNQVNPHFLFNSLNTLSSLIFADQETAAQFVRQLAKVYRYVLENRDKELITMAEEMMFLASYRYLVEMRFAPNLHFDVDIPDSYKNAQIMPMTLQMLIENAIKHNILSQKKPLTIHLRVTEDHFLEVINNLQPKSTKEYSSGLGLKNITNRYAYLTDRPVCVSQSREEFRVLVPLICY, from the coding sequence ATGATACAACGCATCTCTTTATTCTTTGCTCGGATTAACTGGTGGCGGCTTGCCAGCCCCGCAGGTTTGGGAATTTTGTTGAACGTGGTAATGAATCTGATTTTCGGGCTTTTGTATCCGTATAGCCCCGCCAATGTGGAAGACAAGAACAATACTTTGGCGGCTTATTTCTGGGTAATTTTACTGACTTTTTTGGTAATGGTAGGCTTGCGCACCATCAACGACCATCTGGACAAACGCATGGCTTGGAACGCCAATCCCGTGCGGCGGCTCATCGTACAGCAACTAATGGATATTTCATATATTTTGTTCTGCGTGTCGGTGGTGCGTAATCTTTTCAACTGGTATTGTGTAGGGCAAACCTTCATTAGCCTACGCGACGAAATCGTCGTGGCGGCGGTCTCCGTTACACTTACCATGATAGTAGTCGGGATTGATATGGGCGTGTTTTTGCTCAAACGCTGGCGCGATTCGGTTTCGGAATTGGAGCGTTTCAAGAAAGAAAACATTGAATTTCAGTTTGAAATGCTTAAAAATCAAGTGAATCCGCATTTCTTGTTTAATAGCCTCAATACGCTTTCGTCCTTGATTTTTGCCGACCAAGAAACCGCCGCGCAGTTCGTGCGCCAACTGGCCAAAGTGTATCGGTACGTGCTGGAAAACCGCGACAAAGAGCTTATCACGATGGCCGAAGAAATGATGTTTTTGGCTTCGTATCGTTATTTGGTGGAAATGCGCTTTGCGCCCAATCTGCATTTTGACGTGGACATTCCCGACAGCTACAAAAACGCTCAAATTATGCCCATGACCCTGCAAATGCTCATCGAAAATGCCATTAAACACAATATTTTATCTCAAAAGAAACCACTTACCATTCATTTGCGCGTAACCGAAGACCATTTCTTGGAAGTAATCAATAATTTGCAGCCCAAAAGTACCAAAGAATATTCGTCGGGTTTGGGGCTAAAAAATATTACCAACCGTTACGCCTACCTGACCGACCGACCCGTTTGCGTGAGCCAGAGCCGCGAAGAATTTCGGGTACTTGTGCCGTTAATTTGCTACTAA
- a CDS encoding T9SS type A sorting domain-containing protein — MKISALILAATLILASPSISKAEGNAVVSTENAVSTNTSFTVGMYPSLKNELVVMMKKADNSTVKFRIEDTTGQAVISANISDLGSSIKHYSLDKLEKGTYKVVLSRRDEVFSRQLVIQ; from the coding sequence ATGAAAATCTCCGCTTTAATTTTAGCCGCAACATTAATTTTGGCCAGCCCAAGCATTAGTAAAGCCGAAGGCAACGCCGTCGTAAGTACCGAAAATGCCGTTTCTACCAACACTTCTTTTACGGTGGGAATGTATCCATCTCTCAAAAATGAGTTGGTGGTAATGATGAAAAAAGCGGACAACAGCACCGTTAAATTTCGGATAGAAGACACTACGGGTCAAGCGGTTATATCGGCAAATATATCGGATTTGGGGTCGAGCATTAAGCATTATTCGCTGGACAAACTCGAAAAAGGAACGTACAAAGTTGTGCTAAGCCGCCGAGACGAAGTATTTTCGCGCCAACTCGTAATTCAATAA
- a CDS encoding T9SS type A sorting domain-containing protein, which produces MLNTSLFSAIKWQVLALMLLVTSPLAAKTNAELAAQGVNTNTSFAANVRVNANGQLAVILQKEDKEPVRIAILTEKGQYLFEEKESKHTNILKRYDLNQLPAGRYMVKLTRGNELFTREITIK; this is translated from the coding sequence ATGCTGAACACATCTCTTTTCTCCGCAATCAAATGGCAAGTACTTGCCCTCATGCTTTTAGTAACCTCACCGCTTGCCGCCAAAACAAACGCCGAATTAGCCGCACAAGGCGTAAATACGAACACTTCATTTGCGGCCAATGTGCGCGTTAATGCCAACGGCCAATTGGCTGTTATTCTTCAAAAAGAAGACAAAGAACCCGTGCGCATTGCGATTCTGACCGAAAAAGGACAATATCTTTTTGAGGAAAAGGAAAGCAAACACACCAACATCCTCAAACGCTACGACCTCAACCAACTGCCCGCAGGCCGCTATATGGTCAAATTGACACGCGGAAACGAGCTGTTCACCAGAGAAATTACTATCAAATAA
- a CDS encoding LacI family DNA-binding transcriptional regulator translates to MKETITLKKLAEMLNLSIATVSRALKDHPDISEQTRNRVKELAELIDYNPNPYAINLRTSNSKEFAIIVPILSNRFYHSFISSVEEEARQYGYSVSIYCSNDDAALENDILKRCRQKRMTGIFVAITPATTDTVSFKRLESTGVPVIFFDKVPDQDTYNRACVADKKAAVLAAQALIQKKKKRVLAIFDSIQMSITRTRLEGFLATFAAEAPEVQVDIRHVVNSETARQVVAQVLGHEPMPDAIFCMSDEILIGVMKAQQRTTLRFPDDIGIIAISDGFIPQLYFPEITYVETSGYKLGKLAFSRMMACLSGSSFAQTLIVDSILIEGGSL, encoded by the coding sequence ATGAAAGAAACCATCACCCTCAAAAAGTTGGCGGAAATGCTGAATTTGAGCATTGCGACCGTGTCCAGAGCCTTGAAAGACCACCCCGACATTTCGGAGCAGACTCGCAACCGCGTAAAAGAGTTGGCCGAACTCATTGACTACAACCCCAACCCTTACGCCATTAATTTGCGTACCAGCAACAGCAAGGAATTTGCCATTATCGTCCCGATTCTTTCCAACCGATTCTATCATTCGTTTATCAGTTCGGTAGAAGAAGAAGCCCGACAATACGGCTATTCGGTCAGTATTTATTGTAGTAATGATGATGCAGCCTTAGAAAACGACATTTTGAAGCGTTGCCGCCAAAAACGCATGACAGGTATTTTCGTGGCCATTACGCCCGCCACCACCGACACGGTATCGTTCAAACGCCTTGAGAGTACGGGCGTGCCTGTCATTTTTTTTGATAAAGTGCCCGACCAAGACACCTACAACCGCGCCTGCGTAGCCGACAAAAAAGCGGCAGTGTTGGCCGCCCAAGCACTTATCCAGAAAAAGAAAAAACGTGTTTTGGCGATTTTTGATAGTATCCAGATGTCCATTACGCGCACGCGGTTAGAAGGATTTTTGGCTACTTTTGCGGCGGAAGCTCCAGAGGTTCAAGTAGATATTCGGCATGTGGTAAACTCGGAAACTGCGCGGCAAGTAGTGGCGCAAGTGCTCGGCCATGAGCCAATGCCCGACGCTATTTTTTGTATGAGTGATGAAATTCTGATTGGTGTAATGAAGGCGCAGCAACGCACTACGTTACGTTTTCCTGACGACATCGGCATTATTGCCATTAGCGACGGTTTTATTCCGCAACTGTATTTTCCAGAAATTACCTACGTGGAAACCAGCGGCTACAAACTCGGCAAACTGGCTTTTAGCCGTATGATGGCCTGTTTGTCGGGAAGCAGCTTTGCCCAAACACTTATCGTCGATTCAATTCTGATAGAAGGCGGTTCATTGTAA